In Chitinophagaceae bacterium C216, the genomic stretch AAAAGAAGATATACTTATAACATGAAAATCGCACTTTGGTCTGTAGGAAAAGCGCACGAGGCTTATGTAAAAGCAGGTATAGAAGATTTTTCAAAAAGAATCAATAACTATTTTAAAACCGAATGGGAGATCATTGCGCCTCCTAAAAATGCGGCTAAGCTGGCAGCAGATGTACTTAAGAAAAGCGAAAGTGAGCTAATACTCTCCAAATTGCAAAAAGAGGATTTCCTTGTAGCGCTGGATGAAAGAGGCACGCAGCTTACTTCGGAAGGACTTGCAACACAAATACAGCGCTGCGCTAACATGGCAAGTAAAAGGATGGTTTTTTTGATAGGTGGGGCATATGGTTTGGATGAATCTGTATTGCAGCGTGCCAATTTTCAATGGAGCTTATCCAAGCTCGTTTTCCCACATCAACTCGTAAGGCTGATTCTCGCTGAGCAGATTTATAGGGCATGCACTATCCTAAACCATGAAAAATACCATCACCAGTAAAAAGACAGTTGACTTAATTTATCGATATAGTTTAGTTTAAAATATTCCACTCTTTAGGTGCTTTGAAGGTATTTCTTCCGGCATCATATGGTGGAACTTTTACCGCACTCACAATGTCGTCATACACCTTTACCGCATTTAATAGTTGCTGATACTTTTCGGGATGCTGAGCACGTATATTATTTTTTTCCAGAGGATCCTTTACAATATTGAATAGCACATCTTCGCTATTTTTCATTTTATTATTACCGGCATTGGCTTTGACTAACTTCCAGTCATCTACAATAATACTTCCA encodes the following:
- the rlmH gene encoding Ribosomal RNA large subunit methyltransferase H, whose protein sequence is MKIALWSVGKAHEAYVKAGIEDFSKRINNYFKTEWEIIAPPKNAAKLAADVLKKSESELILSKLQKEDFLVALDERGTQLTSEGLATQIQRCANMASKRMVFLIGGAYGLDESVLQRANFQWSLSKLVFPHQLVRLILAEQIYRACTILNHEKYHHQ